In a single window of the Deltaproteobacteria bacterium HGW-Deltaproteobacteria-6 genome:
- a CDS encoding ABC transporter, with protein sequence MGLIKARGITKDYQTEDVVVHALQELDFEIEPASFVSFVGPSGSGKTTILNLIGCLDKPTAGNLCIADTQVAGLGRKESAAFRGKHLGFIFQDFNLIPVLTVYENIEYPLIMVQNIAQQERKERIARLLAAVDMTDQAHKYPHQISGGQKQRVAVARALVTNPALVLADEPTANLDSHTAYAVIGLMKKMRNDFGTTFIFSTHDTKIVGEAEVIFRLEDGRLTGKEIKGGQSHV encoded by the coding sequence ATGGGTTTGATTAAAGCACGGGGCATCACCAAGGATTATCAGACGGAAGACGTGGTGGTTCACGCGCTTCAGGAGTTGGATTTTGAAATAGAACCCGCCTCGTTTGTTTCTTTTGTAGGACCTTCGGGAAGCGGCAAGACGACCATTCTCAATCTCATTGGCTGCCTGGATAAGCCAACGGCGGGAAACCTCTGTATTGCCGATACTCAGGTCGCAGGTCTTGGACGCAAAGAGAGTGCGGCTTTCCGGGGTAAGCATCTCGGTTTTATCTTTCAGGATTTTAATCTGATTCCCGTGCTGACGGTTTATGAAAATATCGAATATCCCCTGATCATGGTCCAAAACATTGCACAACAGGAGCGCAAAGAAAGAATCGCCCGCCTGCTGGCTGCTGTGGATATGACAGACCAGGCTCACAAGTATCCCCATCAGATTTCCGGCGGGCAGAAACAGCGCGTGGCTGTTGCCCGCGCACTGGTGACCAATCCCGCCCTAGTTCTTGCCGACGAACCCACGGCTAATCTGGATTCTCACACGGCCTATGCCGTCATCGGTCTGATGAAGAAAATGCGCAATGATTTTGGAACAACCTTTATCTTCTCCACCCATGACACGAAGATTGTCGGCGAGGCGGAAGTCATCTTCCGTTTGGAAGACGGGCGTCTGACCGGAAAAGAGATCAAGGGGGGACAAAGCCATGTTTAA
- a CDS encoding ABC transporter substrate-binding protein: MFNLFKIAVRNLIRYKRRTLLTASLITIGVVFVIVFVSVTGSFKAMMIGQITDSMLGHLQIHSKGYVASIDNLPLNMNMKPQAYSKVAATLKTEPAVESFSPRLKFGGMFSNFVETTNIRLNGINPDQEFRTVPLLTSRISQGKKTLGRGEILVPILLAKGLKVKLGDTIVIIATNSDGSVNGKQFRVSGILESATGPGGRDGYIHIEDAAEVLRMPEAEVSEVAVRLKNFSLLPKTVKHLENKLAGEVNKEKKPAFEVHAWEKLSPFFHIARMIDVMTFFIKIMLIAIVLISIMNVMIMAVYERIREIGTIAAIGTLPGRIRSMFIIEGFCLGIIGAVIGDLLGCAIIFIINLLHIRIDFAQQEGLLLQPYVQPSDLVVVSIIVIAVAAAASLQPAIKASKMEPIEALRHV; the protein is encoded by the coding sequence ATGTTTAACCTTTTTAAAATCGCTGTCCGCAATCTTATCCGCTATAAAAGACGAACTTTGCTGACGGCATCGCTGATCACAATCGGCGTTGTTTTCGTCATTGTTTTTGTCTCCGTCACCGGCTCTTTCAAGGCCATGATGATCGGGCAGATCACCGATTCCATGCTTGGGCATCTCCAGATCCACAGCAAAGGATATGTTGCTTCTATTGATAATCTGCCCCTGAATATGAACATGAAACCACAAGCCTATTCAAAAGTGGCTGCAACGCTCAAGACGGAACCGGCTGTGGAGTCTTTTTCACCCCGACTTAAATTCGGCGGCATGTTCAGCAACTTTGTAGAGACGACCAACATTCGCTTGAATGGTATAAATCCCGATCAGGAATTTCGCACCGTCCCTTTACTAACATCACGCATATCGCAAGGCAAAAAAACCCTCGGCCGGGGTGAAATACTGGTTCCCATACTTCTCGCCAAAGGTTTGAAGGTCAAACTGGGCGACACCATTGTCATTATCGCGACAAACTCGGATGGTTCCGTCAATGGCAAGCAGTTTAGGGTTTCCGGCATCCTGGAGAGCGCCACCGGCCCCGGCGGACGCGATGGGTATATTCACATTGAGGATGCCGCCGAAGTCCTCCGCATGCCGGAAGCGGAGGTAAGCGAAGTGGCTGTCCGTTTGAAGAATTTCAGTCTGCTGCCTAAGACGGTTAAACACCTGGAGAATAAACTGGCCGGTGAAGTCAACAAAGAAAAGAAGCCTGCTTTTGAAGTTCATGCCTGGGAAAAGCTTTCGCCTTTCTTTCATATTGCCCGCATGATCGACGTCATGACTTTCTTTATCAAGATCATGCTCATTGCCATCGTTCTCATCAGCATCATGAATGTCATGATTATGGCCGTCTATGAGCGGATCCGGGAAATCGGCACGATCGCTGCCATCGGCACCCTGCCGGGCCGAATCCGTTCCATGTTTATCATCGAGGGCTTCTGCCTCGGTATCATCGGCGCCGTTATTGGTGACCTTCTGGGGTGCGCTATTATTTTTATCATTAATCTGCTCCACATCCGCATTGACTTTGCCCAGCAGGAAGGCCTCCTTCTGCAGCCGTACGTCCAGCCATCCGACCTGGTGGTTGTATCGATCATCGTCATCGCCGTGGCTGCGGCAGCCAGTCTGCAACCCGCCATTAAGGCATCTAAAATGGAACCGATTGAGGCCTTGCGGCACGTCTAA
- a CDS encoding outer membrane lipoprotein-sorting protein: MKKLFLICLLIVLVACPAFAVDGRKLLEQVDRNLSPESYESYRKLINIEPDGRKKEFTLFTVKKGVDKIASLFLAPASEKGRSTLRVGDNMWLNIPNIGKPIRITNLQSVVGGVFNNADILQLDYAAEYDVEKVDDTGKEYLLYLKAKTKSVAYDRLKIWADKDKKLPAKIECLTEANMLIKTLYFKDVKDFGGGLVRPAVIETDSPLYKGYKSVMIFAKVKKKNFKDEVFTLTFMSNLESLR; encoded by the coding sequence ATGAAAAAATTATTCTTGATTTGCCTGTTGATCGTATTGGTCGCCTGTCCCGCATTTGCCGTTGACGGCAGGAAGCTTCTGGAACAGGTGGACCGCAACCTTTCTCCTGAATCCTACGAATCCTACCGGAAACTCATCAATATCGAACCGGATGGGAGGAAAAAAGAGTTCACGCTTTTCACCGTCAAAAAAGGCGTTGATAAAATTGCCTCTTTATTTCTGGCGCCGGCCAGTGAAAAAGGCAGAAGCACGCTGCGTGTCGGCGACAACATGTGGCTCAATATCCCCAATATCGGCAAGCCGATCCGCATTACCAACCTCCAATCGGTAGTGGGAGGCGTATTCAACAACGCCGACATTCTGCAACTGGATTACGCTGCGGAATATGATGTGGAAAAGGTTGATGATACAGGCAAGGAGTATCTCCTCTATCTTAAGGCGAAGACGAAGAGTGTGGCCTACGACAGACTCAAGATCTGGGCGGATAAGGACAAAAAGCTGCCCGCAAAAATCGAATGTCTGACCGAGGCAAACATGCTGATCAAGACCCTCTATTTCAAGGATGTGAAAGATTTTGGAGGCGGTCTTGTCCGGCCGGCGGTGATCGAAACGGACAGTCCGCTCTATAAAGGCTACAAATCCGTTATGATTTTTGCCAAAGTCAAAAAGAAGAATTTCAAGGATGAAGTCTTTACCCTGACCTTTATGTCCAATCTGGAATCGTTAAGATAA
- a CDS encoding 2-isopropylmalate synthase, which yields MKKDKNRVYIFDTTLRDGEQSPGSSMNTEEKLILARQLEKLGVDIIEAGFPIASEGDFDAVRQIAKVIKNSQVAGLARANKADIDRAWQAIKNAAHPRIHTFISSSDIHLKYQLKKSREQVLKEAVAAVKMARAYTTNVEFSPMDATRSDKDYLVQMVSAVIDAGAVTVNIPDTVGYTIPEEFGNLIAYLFANVKNMGDTIISVHCHNDLGLAVANSLAAIRNGARQVECTINGIGERAGNTAMEEIVMALATRKDLYGLHTKIRTDQIYKSSRLLTQITGVPVQPNKAIVGANAFAHESGIHQDGLIKEKITYEIMTPQSVGISDTHIVLGKHSGRAAIAQHLKKMGYVLSDEQINRVAVKVKDLADIKKDIYDEDLEAILYEETYRGEDKYSLVYLNVVSGNVAIPTATMEMHVGKDVVRDAGFGNGPVDATFAAIRNITKTNYPLLKYVVNAITGGSDAQGETMVQLQYNGHTVVGRGAHPDVIVASAKAYINALNRLEFLKDNVGRLKVELSQEMR from the coding sequence ATGAAGAAGGATAAAAATCGCGTCTATATTTTCGACACGACTCTTCGCGACGGAGAACAGTCGCCCGGTTCCAGCATGAATACGGAAGAGAAGCTGATTCTGGCCCGTCAGCTGGAAAAACTGGGCGTCGATATTATCGAAGCGGGATTTCCCATTGCGTCCGAGGGAGACTTTGACGCGGTGCGGCAGATTGCCAAAGTGATCAAAAATTCACAGGTGGCAGGTTTGGCCCGCGCCAATAAAGCGGATATCGACCGCGCCTGGCAGGCTATTAAAAATGCGGCGCATCCCCGTATCCACACGTTTATTTCATCATCGGATATTCATCTTAAGTATCAGCTCAAAAAGAGCCGCGAGCAGGTGCTCAAGGAAGCAGTCGCCGCAGTTAAAATGGCCCGCGCCTACACGACGAACGTAGAATTTTCACCCATGGACGCCACCCGTTCGGACAAAGATTATCTGGTGCAAATGGTTTCCGCCGTTATTGATGCGGGAGCCGTAACGGTCAACATCCCCGATACGGTCGGCTACACCATACCGGAAGAGTTCGGCAATTTGATTGCCTATCTGTTTGCCAACGTAAAAAACATGGGTGACACGATTATCTCCGTTCACTGCCATAACGACCTGGGGCTTGCTGTCGCCAACTCGCTTGCCGCTATTCGCAACGGCGCCAGACAGGTGGAATGTACGATCAACGGCATCGGCGAGCGCGCCGGCAACACGGCCATGGAGGAAATCGTCATGGCGCTGGCCACACGCAAGGATCTGTATGGTCTGCACACAAAGATCAGGACGGATCAGATTTACAAATCGTCACGCCTTTTAACGCAGATCACCGGTGTTCCCGTACAACCGAACAAAGCGATCGTCGGCGCCAATGCTTTCGCGCATGAATCCGGCATTCATCAGGACGGGCTGATCAAGGAAAAAATAACCTACGAGATCATGACGCCGCAATCCGTCGGGATCAGCGATACCCATATTGTCCTGGGCAAGCATTCCGGACGTGCGGCTATTGCACAGCATTTGAAAAAGATGGGTTATGTTTTAAGTGATGAACAGATTAACCGGGTCGCGGTAAAGGTAAAAGACCTGGCCGATATTAAGAAAGACATCTATGACGAAGATCTGGAAGCGATTCTTTATGAAGAAACTTACCGCGGTGAAGATAAATACAGCCTGGTCTATCTGAATGTGGTCAGCGGCAATGTGGCCATTCCCACGGCTACCATGGAAATGCACGTGGGAAAGGACGTCGTCCGTGACGCAGGTTTCGGCAACGGCCCGGTGGATGCAACATTTGCCGCCATCCGCAACATCACGAAGACCAACTATCCGCTTTTGAAGTACGTGGTAAACGCCATCACCGGCGGATCTGACGCACAGGGTGAGACCATGGTGCAGCTCCAATACAACGGGCATACCGTCGTCGGACGCGGCGCGCATCCCGATGTCATCGTCGCATCGGCCAAGGCTTATATCAACGCGCTCAATCGTCTGGAATTCCTAAAGGATAACGTGGGCAGGTTAAAAGTTGAATTAAGTCAGGAAATGAGATAA
- the leuC gene encoding 3-isopropylmalate dehydratase large subunit, which yields MGNTITEKILMAHTDLTEIAPGQLINARVDIALGNDITAPIAIREFRAAGGKKVFDRDKVALVLDHFTPNKDISSAQQCKTVREFALEHGVTHFYEGGQVGVEHALLPEKGIVLPGDLVIGADSHTCTYGALGAFATGVGSTDLAAAMLTGELWFKVPSSIKFIVYGKLAKWVSGKDLILNIIGRIGVDGALYQAMEFTGETISHLPMADRLSMANMAIEAGAKNGIFPPDAITREYVEPRARRPYKFYESDADAAYSQIIEIDASKLEPQVAFPHLPSNVKGISQAGQVKIDQSLIGSCTNGRIEDLRIAAQILKNRKAASGVRLIVVPATPFIYKQAMQEGLLEIFLNADAVISPPSCGACLGGHLGILAEGERSVATTNRNFVGRMGHPKSEVYLASPAVAAASAVLGRIASPEDL from the coding sequence GTGGGTAACACAATTACGGAGAAAATTTTAATGGCGCATACCGACCTTACGGAAATCGCACCGGGTCAGTTGATCAACGCGCGCGTGGATATCGCTTTAGGCAACGACATAACAGCGCCCATTGCCATCAGGGAATTCCGGGCAGCCGGCGGGAAGAAAGTATTTGACCGCGACAAGGTCGCCCTGGTTCTGGACCATTTTACCCCGAATAAAGACATCAGTTCCGCCCAGCAATGCAAGACGGTGCGTGAATTTGCGCTGGAGCACGGCGTCACGCATTTCTATGAAGGCGGCCAGGTGGGCGTGGAGCACGCGCTCCTGCCGGAGAAAGGCATCGTCCTCCCCGGCGATCTGGTAATCGGCGCGGACAGCCATACCTGCACGTATGGCGCACTCGGCGCTTTTGCCACAGGCGTCGGCAGCACGGATCTGGCGGCAGCCATGCTCACGGGCGAACTCTGGTTCAAAGTCCCGTCTTCCATCAAATTCATTGTTTACGGAAAACTCGCCAAATGGGTTTCGGGCAAGGATTTGATTCTGAATATTATCGGCCGCATTGGCGTCGACGGCGCGCTTTATCAGGCGATGGAATTTACCGGCGAGACGATCAGTCATCTGCCGATGGCCGACCGACTCTCCATGGCCAACATGGCCATCGAGGCCGGTGCGAAGAACGGCATCTTCCCTCCCGACGCGATTACCAGAGAATATGTGGAACCGAGAGCCAGACGGCCTTACAAATTTTACGAGTCCGATGCCGATGCGGCTTATTCGCAGATCATTGAAATAGACGCAAGCAAGCTTGAACCGCAGGTGGCCTTTCCGCATCTGCCCTCCAATGTCAAAGGCATCAGCCAGGCGGGCCAGGTGAAGATTGACCAGTCACTGATCGGCTCCTGCACCAACGGCCGGATTGAAGATCTGCGCATCGCCGCGCAGATCTTGAAAAACCGCAAAGCGGCATCCGGTGTCCGGCTGATTGTGGTTCCGGCCACGCCGTTTATCTACAAGCAGGCGATGCAGGAAGGACTGCTCGAAATCTTTCTGAACGCCGACGCGGTAATCAGTCCGCCCTCCTGCGGCGCGTGCCTGGGAGGACACCTGGGAATCCTGGCCGAAGGCGAAAGATCAGTAGCCACCACCAATCGCAATTTTGTGGGACGCATGGGGCATCCCAAGAGCGAAGTCTATCTGGCAAGCCCCGCCGTGGCCGCGGCGTCCGCCGTACTGGGCAGAATTGCGTCACCCGAAGACCTATAA
- the leuD gene encoding 3-isopropylmalate dehydratase small subunit (catalyzes the isomerization between 2-isopropylmalate and 3-isopropylmalate in leucine biosynthesis), whose translation MIFTGKVWKFGDNIDTDAIIPARYLNTSDSAELALHCMEDADPDFVKKMKTGDIILGGENFGCGSSREHAPIAIKAAGISCVVAKSFARIFYRNSFNMGLPIFESRDLFDAVAEGQSVTLDSVRGVITISGADQQFKISSIPPFMEQLIADGGLMKHIAKK comes from the coding sequence ATGATATTTACCGGAAAAGTTTGGAAATTTGGCGACAACATCGACACGGACGCGATCATTCCCGCGCGCTATCTGAATACGTCTGATTCAGCGGAGCTGGCTTTGCACTGCATGGAAGACGCGGACCCCGATTTTGTTAAAAAGATGAAAACCGGCGATATAATTCTCGGCGGCGAAAATTTCGGCTGCGGTTCCTCGCGGGAGCATGCACCCATCGCGATTAAAGCGGCGGGAATTTCCTGCGTGGTCGCCAAAAGTTTCGCGCGTATTTTTTACCGCAACTCCTTTAATATGGGTTTGCCGATATTTGAATCCCGAGATCTTTTCGACGCAGTTGCCGAAGGCCAGTCCGTAACGCTCGACAGCGTCAGGGGTGTCATCACCATCAGCGGCGCCGATCAACAATTCAAAATCAGTTCAATACCGCCCTTCATGGAACAGTTAATCGCCGACGGCGGCCTGATGAAACATATTGCAAAGAAATGA
- the leuB gene encoding 3-isopropylmalate dehydrogenase, with protein sequence MTNKPFKIAVFAGDGVGTEIMQEALKVLRIIADKKNINLDLKDGYIGGSAYDIYGVPLPDESLNLALQSDAVMLGAVGGPKWEGLDYSVRPERALLGLREKLGLFANLRPVVVFDELLDASPLKKEIVRGIDIMILRELTGDVYFGRPRGVTVGKDGKRTGVNTMIYTEDEIRRIAVRAFELARGRKRHLLSVDKANVLETTELWRTVVTEAGRDYPDVTLKHMYVDNCAMQLIRNPSQFDVIVTTNLFGDILSDEAAMLTGSIGMLPSASLGPDKALYEPIHGSAPDIAGKNIANPLATILSVAMMLRYSMNRPEEAALIEKAVANVLKDGFRTQDIYSEGNRLAGTREMGDAVVERIVNLIS encoded by the coding sequence ATGACGAACAAACCATTCAAGATCGCCGTATTCGCCGGAGACGGCGTCGGTACCGAAATTATGCAGGAGGCCTTAAAGGTTTTAAGGATCATCGCCGATAAAAAAAATATTAACCTTGATCTGAAGGACGGATATATTGGCGGAAGCGCTTATGATATTTACGGAGTTCCCCTGCCGGATGAAAGTTTAAACCTGGCTCTGCAAAGCGACGCGGTCATGCTGGGCGCCGTGGGCGGCCCGAAATGGGAGGGGCTGGATTACAGCGTCCGGCCGGAGCGGGCGCTTCTGGGGTTAAGAGAAAAATTAGGCCTTTTTGCCAATCTGCGGCCGGTCGTTGTTTTTGACGAGTTGCTGGATGCCTCGCCGCTTAAAAAAGAGATCGTGCGGGGCATCGATATCATGATTTTACGGGAATTGACCGGGGATGTGTACTTTGGCCGGCCGCGCGGTGTGACCGTCGGGAAAGACGGCAAGCGCACAGGCGTTAACACCATGATTTACACGGAAGATGAAATTCGCCGCATTGCCGTGCGCGCTTTTGAACTGGCACGGGGACGCAAACGCCATCTTCTGTCGGTGGACAAAGCCAACGTGCTGGAAACCACCGAACTGTGGCGCACGGTCGTCACGGAAGCGGGACGCGATTACCCCGACGTAACCCTCAAGCACATGTACGTCGATAATTGCGCCATGCAACTTATCCGCAATCCGTCGCAGTTTGACGTGATTGTGACAACGAATTTGTTCGGTGATATCCTAAGCGATGAAGCCGCCATGCTGACGGGTTCCATCGGCATGCTGCCGTCCGCGAGCCTGGGCCCAGACAAGGCTTTATATGAACCGATTCATGGTTCCGCGCCGGATATCGCGGGGAAAAACATCGCCAATCCTCTGGCGACGATTCTATCGGTAGCCATGATGCTGAGGTATTCGATGAACCGGCCGGAAGAGGCGGCGTTAATTGAAAAAGCCGTGGCAAACGTTTTGAAAGACGGCTTCCGTACGCAGGATATTTATTCGGAAGGCAACAGGCTTGCGGGCACCCGCGAAATGGGAGATGCCGTTGTCGAAAGAATTGTAAACCTGATATCTTAA
- a CDS encoding response regulator, with protein MKGKILIVDDEASVRELFSGVFTDENYQVIAAEDGNQALDILKRDDIDVIFLDLKLFGMNGIDLCRQIRETKPVSLIFAITGWAPLFEIEECRQAGFDDYFEKPLDMDILLDVVADAFKKLDRWKRRYNSIPK; from the coding sequence GTGAAAGGAAAAATTCTGATTGTTGACGACGAAGCGTCGGTGCGTGAATTATTCTCCGGTGTATTTACAGACGAGAACTATCAGGTCATCGCCGCTGAAGATGGTAATCAAGCGCTGGATATCCTCAAGCGGGACGACATTGACGTTATTTTTCTGGACTTGAAACTCTTCGGCATGAACGGCATCGACCTGTGCCGCCAGATCCGCGAAACCAAACCCGTTTCATTAATTTTCGCCATCACCGGCTGGGCCCCTCTTTTTGAAATCGAGGAATGCCGTCAGGCGGGTTTTGATGATTATTTTGAAAAACCGCTGGATATGGACATCCTGCTGGATGTCGTAGCGGATGCGTTTAAAAAACTGGACCGGTGGAAAAGACGCTACAACAGTATCCCGAAATAG
- a CDS encoding DUF1722 domain-containing protein has protein sequence MEKIKIGISSCLLGNPVRYDGGHKLDRFLRDTLGQYVEYLPVCPEAECGMGIPREAMRLEGKTDTPRLVTRNTREDKTEMMLRWAKKRMAELAEEDLCGFIFKSDSPSSGMERVKVYDDHGIPAKTGVGIFARIFMETFPLLPAEEEGRLHDTDLRENFIERIFTLKRWRDIRNEKPGRGALVDFHTRHKLLLLSHSTKLYQTMGKLVASQKSIGLRDLFSQYETLLMETLKLKATPKKNVNVLAHMMGYFKEQLSADEKKELLEVIHNYQQGHVPLIVPVTLISHYVRKYDQSYLRGQIYLNPHPLELQLRNHV, from the coding sequence ATGGAAAAAATAAAAATCGGCATCAGTTCATGTCTCCTGGGCAATCCTGTCCGTTATGACGGCGGACACAAACTTGACCGTTTTCTTCGCGACACCCTGGGACAGTATGTGGAGTATTTACCGGTCTGCCCGGAAGCTGAATGCGGCATGGGAATTCCCCGCGAAGCTATGCGGCTGGAAGGGAAGACGGATACTCCGCGTCTGGTCACGCGTAACACCCGGGAGGATAAAACCGAAATGATGCTTCGCTGGGCGAAAAAACGGATGGCCGAGCTTGCCGAAGAAGATCTTTGCGGTTTTATTTTCAAAAGTGATTCGCCATCCAGCGGGATGGAAAGGGTCAAAGTCTATGACGATCATGGCATACCCGCCAAAACCGGTGTAGGAATATTTGCGCGGATTTTCATGGAAACCTTTCCTCTGTTGCCGGCGGAGGAAGAAGGACGGCTCCACGACACGGACCTTCGTGAAAATTTCATCGAAAGAATTTTTACGCTCAAACGGTGGCGGGACATCCGGAACGAAAAACCCGGCCGGGGTGCCCTGGTGGACTTTCACACCCGCCACAAATTGTTGCTTTTATCACACAGCACAAAGCTCTATCAGACAATGGGAAAACTGGTCGCCTCACAAAAAAGCATCGGATTGCGGGATCTCTTCAGCCAATATGAAACTCTGCTGATGGAAACATTGAAGCTGAAAGCCACACCGAAAAAGAACGTAAATGTATTAGCGCACATGATGGGATATTTTAAAGAACAACTCTCCGCCGACGAAAAAAAGGAATTGCTGGAGGTCATTCACAACTATCAGCAGGGGCACGTACCGCTGATCGTTCCCGTCACGCTCATCAGCCACTACGTAAGAAAATATGATCAGTCTTATCTCCGGGGGCAAATCTATCTGAATCCGCATCCGCTGGAACTGCAACTGCGTAATCATGTGTGA
- a CDS encoding histidine kinase translates to MNIRDMMKVTGFKSQSLITVAPDEFVSAAIQKLAEHNKGALPVCNEKNELVGIITERDIVRKCFVSGGDFVNKKIADIMTKQVAIATPDDDLDYAINTMKKEKIRHLPIVDGKRVVGIISMRDLLGFQYEETKAEIKYIHLLPKRPALK, encoded by the coding sequence ATGAATATTCGGGATATGATGAAAGTCACGGGATTCAAAAGCCAGTCATTAATCACTGTTGCGCCGGATGAATTCGTCTCAGCAGCGATTCAAAAGCTTGCTGAACACAATAAAGGTGCGCTTCCCGTCTGCAATGAGAAGAACGAGCTGGTTGGCATTATTACCGAAAGAGACATTGTGCGAAAGTGCTTTGTGAGCGGTGGCGATTTTGTAAACAAAAAGATCGCGGATATCATGACCAAACAAGTCGCCATAGCAACACCGGATGACGATTTGGATTATGCCATCAACACCATGAAAAAAGAGAAAATCAGGCATCTTCCGATCGTGGACGGCAAAAGAGTCGTGGGTATTATTTCCATGAGGGATTTGCTGGGCTTCCAGTATGAAGAGACCAAGGCGGAGATTAAATATATACATCTGCTGCCCAAGAGACCGGCGCTTAAGTGA
- a CDS encoding protease HtpX, with protein sequence MKRVFLFLVTNIAVMVVLSIVIRILGADRFLEANGINYVNLLIFAGVFGFGGSFISLAISKWMAKWSTGAQVIMQPRSDMEIWLMNTVQKQASQAGIGMPDVAVFESDSPNAFATGMSKNNALVAVSTGLLQTMKRDEVEAVLGHEISHVANGDMITLSLIQGVVNTFVIFIARVVGYFVDRVILKNEEGHGLGFFITTIVAEIVFGILASVIVMWFSRKREFAADAGGAQLAGAGKMIAALESLQRSAQEYEPLPDQMKSFGIAGKPSTNGFKLLFMTHPPLADRIAALKRSAGQMN encoded by the coding sequence ATGAAAAGAGTATTTCTGTTTCTCGTGACCAACATCGCCGTGATGGTGGTTTTAAGCATTGTTATTCGCATTCTCGGGGCCGACCGGTTTCTTGAAGCCAACGGAATCAATTACGTGAATCTGCTGATTTTTGCGGGTGTGTTTGGTTTCGGCGGGTCGTTCATATCACTGGCGATTTCCAAGTGGATGGCCAAATGGAGCACCGGCGCTCAGGTGATTATGCAACCGCGCTCCGACATGGAAATCTGGTTGATGAACACGGTGCAAAAACAGGCCTCCCAGGCGGGCATCGGCATGCCGGATGTTGCCGTTTTTGAATCGGATTCGCCCAACGCCTTTGCCACCGGCATGAGTAAAAACAACGCCCTGGTGGCGGTCAGCACCGGTCTTCTGCAGACCATGAAGCGCGATGAAGTCGAAGCGGTGCTGGGCCACGAAATCAGCCATGTCGCCAATGGCGATATGATTACGCTCAGCCTGATTCAGGGCGTCGTCAACACGTTTGTCATCTTTATTGCACGCGTTGTCGGGTATTTTGTGGATCGCGTCATTTTGAAAAATGAAGAAGGCCATGGGCTTGGTTTTTTTATCACGACCATTGTCGCCGAAATCGTTTTCGGAATCCTGGCCAGCGTCATTGTGATGTGGTTCAGCCGGAAGAGGGAATTTGCAGCGGACGCGGGCGGCGCGCAACTGGCGGGCGCCGGCAAAATGATTGCCGCGTTGGAAAGCCTGCAGCGCAGCGCTCAGGAATATGAACCCCTGCCGGATCAGATGAAATCATTCGGCATCGCCGGCAAGCCGTCAACAAACGGCTTTAAACTCCTGTTCATGACCCATCCGCCGCTTGCAGACCGCATCGCGGCGCTGAAGCGTTCCGCGGGGCAGATGAATTAA